The Triticum aestivum cultivar Chinese Spring chromosome 5A, IWGSC CS RefSeq v2.1, whole genome shotgun sequence genomic sequence ATTCGATGCTGAGTATCAATATCTCCCCGATCACCCTCACAATCGCAAGTGTGTGTCAGGTACTTAAGAACAGAAGGCCAGATCATACCTGAATTAGTGAGATCCTCGTCAGAAACGTCATCTGAATCTTCACTAGCTAGCATCCAAAAGCGGTTGCCATTCAGCGAAGGACTCATACTCTGTTCCCAGCGAGGCGTGCTGAACGACGAGGCTCTGGAGTCTCCGAGGTTGATGGTGCTGCGGCGAGACGAGCAGAGCGGCgtggcgcccccgccgcctcctgcGGCGCCTGATCCACCGGATCTTCGCGGATCTCGATCGGGGCCATGGCCGACCCTGGAGCTGGGAGGGCCAGGACCCCCTCTCGAGGGCGAAGCACCGATTCCCTCATGGCGGGGGCGAGGTTCGCGGTCGCGAAGATGGTGAAGGCCACCCACTTCCTCGCCACCGTCCGCACCGGCGAGTCTGCCTGATCCGCCGCCCACAGAAGCACCTGCAGTGGGTGCTTGCGCCCTCCGCGCCTGAACatcgatctctcctcctcctccgtcagaTTCTCCATAATCGCCTCCGCCTCCGCGTACATCTCGCGCTTGCTCAAGTACCAGGACCCGATCTCTCTCAGGCGGATCCGCAGGCGCGCATCCCTGCCCGCGAACCTCTGCATCTTCTCTTCGCTGATCTCCACCATCTCCGCCGCGAGCTCGAGCAGACAGAGCAGTGGATGAGGTGTGCGGGAGAGGAAGAGTGGGAAGGGGAATAACCTGCGCGGATTTCTTCGATCTTAATCCCCCCTCCGCCTTAATTGCTCTCCCACCGGTCGCATTTCCTCCTTCGCCGTCTCCCGAGACGCCATCCCCGCCGGTGATGTCCTTCTCGATGTGCGCAACGTGACAAGAGAACGCAACCGTAGCCCTAGGGGCCAACACGAACCCGCCCCCCGATCGCCTATCAATCGTGCACCCGCGCTCGTCGATGAGGCACACCGTCGTGGTGTGCGGGTGTAGCACCACCATGCCCCGGTGGTACTTGGGGGTCGTCGCCAATTTCAGATCGGCGGCGAACCACACCTACCACCGCGCCGTGACGGGCTCACAAAACGCGTCGCCCATCCCCCCTGTCCGATCGTCATATGCAGGGATGATCACGATCTACCGAAGAGTAGCTGGGAGGATTTATCACACATGCATTAAGGGCTGATACCTATTGTTTCGTTTCATCTCGACTGAGGAGCGCTCCGCGAGTTTGCTCTGCTGAAAATCGATTATGGAAACTGAAGTAGTTGCTGAAACAATTAGCCAGCCAATATAAATAATGGGCAAAAGCCAAGATCGACCAAGTGACTCGAAGCCAAACAATCCAGTATCTGCTATTCAATATTGATCGGTCAGAGGCAGGAATGCTTGCTGAAATCCTGATGCGCCTGTGGCAACAGGTGGTCGTCGtcccattcatcccggtagctgtTCGGGCGATCAGCCAGGTTCTTACACGTTGCAACGAACATGCCCTTCCTCCACCCTTCCATCCTCCCCAGCCCGCATTGCTCCGCCACCCAGTCCTCGTACTCAAACTACAAACGCCCAAATCATGAGTGCGTCTTGGACATGGGGTTAGAAGTATCGATTGATTATGCATATGTACATGGATGAATGCAAGTATGTATGCATATACGTACCAGATTGCCTTGTCCCAGATCATGAGTGCGTCTCTTGGGGCATCCGCGAGCTTCCATGTCCGAGTAGAACGCATCCACATCCCGCATCATGGCCTCTTGTGATGGGAGCTCAAGTCTTCCCGATAGAACCCCAGCCACCCACTTGCTTTGGAGCTGAAACACTAGAAAAGGGATCGTCTGCCCGGATGGACGGTACATCAGTCCGGAGATATCAACATATGCATTAATTAATTCCATATACTGAATTATTAAACAAGCTTAGTCAAGGGGATGTCTATCCATCACATGCCTACAATTATTTAAAATACAAGTTCCCTTGCTTCAGATTTGCATCTCGCGTAGCTGATGTTTTACTtctcttttacttttatttttttgcttttggcAAGTTATGCGCTGGCAACAATGGACTGTTCAATGTGGGTCATTTAGCTACAATGTGTCTACGCTAGCCCATAATACATAATGTTATCCATAAGGATAGGATTTCTGGAGTAGTTTTAGCCTCATTGAAAAAAACAAGTATATAACATAATCTAGTTGAAACAATTAAAACTTGCACTAAAGTTGCATGATTTGAAAAGTGCAAGTTTAGGCCAATCAATGTGCAATTTTACGTGATTGAGGTTTTGCAAAAAATTCAGGCAACTCAGAATTGGCAAATCCGCTAAATTAATTCCCAAGTTGGCGAAATATCAAATTAACTTAAGGAGTTGATTGACCAACCCTGAAGGGCAATCCGATGAAGGAGATGTGAGGAGCCAATATTGGCGGGAACACGTGCTTGTACAGCGGGCCCACGCGGTTGTCGTCCACAAAGATTGCACCGGCCaactcgccgtcgtcgtcgccacccAGGAATGGAAAGCTGTACTTGTATCTGCAAGCAAGCCAACAATCCGTCAACGCAATTAGCATAAGCGATCCATCCATCATCTGAGACATAATTTCACAATCAGTTGTAACGTACCCAGTGCAGTGCAGGATGACATCAGCTTTGATCCTGCTGCCGTCTTGGAACACCAAGCTAccgtcttcctccgcacgctcaaTCTGCAAAACGTTTGCATTTGAACATTGTGCGAACATAATTCTAAATAACTAGCTAGGTGATCCTCGCTAACATGTTTGTCTTACAGATATTCAGATAAGTCACCTCAGCATCTAACCATGCAGGGGGAAAAGCACCACCTTAACATATGCAATCATGCGTGAGAAAAGGTATGTCATGATATTCATATTTAACAAATATCTTGAAATTACACAACAATCAGAGATACAATAAATTACTCCCTCCGCtccataatataagatcgttttgcaaGCTGTTTTAGCTTGCAAAATGATCTTATATTACAAGACgggaggagtatatatatatata encodes the following:
- the LOC123106085 gene encoding flavin-containing monooxygenase FMO GS-OX-like 2 isoform X1; the encoded protein is MHSHNYRVPDRFRGQVVMVIGYQPSGMDISRDIAGVAKEVHVAMKSEPPYQMDTTTATGHANLWLHSCTIERAEEDGSLVFQDGSRIKADVILHCTGYKYSFPFLGGDDDGELAGAIFVDDNRVGPLYKHVFPPILAPHISFIGLPFRTIPFLVFQLQSKWVAGVLSGRLELPSQEAMMRDVDAFYSDMEARGCPKRRTHDLGQGNLFEYEDWVAEQCGLGRMEGWRKGMFVATCKNLADRPNSYRDEWDDDHLLPQAHQDFSKHSCL